Proteins encoded within one genomic window of Acinetobacter sp. YWS30-1:
- a CDS encoding MFS transporter, with the protein MMNALERRSTFALSSIFALRMLGLFMIIPVFSVAGQSYEYATPALIGLAVGIYGLTQAILQIPFSLIADRYSRKPLVVLGLLLFALGGAIAAMSDTIYGVIIGRAIAGGGAVSAVVMALLADVTREENRMKAMAVMGMSIGLSFVVAFTMGPWVTGLVGISGLFWVTTVMGLAAIAMLLMVPKVTRHHKNFQQGYVEQLKQVLKMGDLNRLHISVFTLHLLLTAMFIYVPSQLIEVAELPLSSHGWVYLPLLVVSLFFAFPSIVLAEKYRKMRSIFLTAIGGIILGLLIMIFGFESKYVLIGGLGLFFIAFNVMEALLPSWLSKAAPIQSKATAMGVNASSQFLGAFFGGIIGGQLLLLNNTSLGWSILSAIAIIWLLMSFGLAQPRYLSSLVLRLPESKQTDEWTSQLLAIRGIEEVVVMSEQQVAFVKVDKQQVDDVSRQQLTHLLGKEVAI; encoded by the coding sequence ATGATGAATGCCTTAGAACGTCGCTCGACCTTTGCCCTGAGCAGTATTTTCGCACTGCGCATGCTGGGGTTGTTTATGATCATCCCTGTATTCTCTGTAGCAGGGCAGTCATATGAATATGCTACGCCTGCACTGATTGGTCTGGCGGTGGGTATTTATGGCCTGACACAGGCCATTTTACAGATTCCGTTTAGCCTGATTGCGGACCGTTATAGCCGTAAGCCACTGGTGGTTTTAGGCTTGTTACTATTCGCTCTAGGTGGTGCGATTGCTGCAATGTCTGACACCATTTATGGCGTGATCATTGGTCGTGCGATTGCCGGTGGTGGGGCAGTTTCAGCAGTGGTAATGGCCTTATTGGCTGATGTGACCCGTGAAGAAAACCGCATGAAAGCCATGGCGGTGATGGGCATGAGTATCGGCCTGTCCTTTGTGGTGGCCTTTACCATGGGGCCGTGGGTGACAGGACTGGTCGGCATTTCTGGTCTGTTCTGGGTGACTACCGTAATGGGCTTGGCTGCGATTGCGATGCTGTTGATGGTTCCTAAAGTCACTCGTCATCATAAAAATTTTCAGCAAGGTTATGTAGAGCAGCTAAAACAGGTCCTGAAAATGGGAGACCTGAACCGTCTGCATATTTCAGTATTTACCCTGCATTTGCTACTTACAGCGATGTTTATTTATGTGCCATCGCAACTGATTGAAGTTGCTGAACTGCCATTATCGAGCCATGGCTGGGTCTATCTGCCGCTGCTGGTCGTGAGCTTGTTTTTTGCCTTCCCAAGCATTGTACTGGCAGAAAAATACCGCAAGATGCGCAGCATTTTCCTGACAGCGATTGGCGGGATTATCCTGGGTCTGCTGATCATGATTTTTGGTTTTGAGTCTAAATATGTGCTGATCGGTGGATTGGGATTATTCTTTATTGCTTTTAATGTCATGGAAGCCTTACTGCCCTCCTGGCTATCCAAAGCAGCCCCGATTCAATCCAAAGCCACTGCGATGGGCGTGAATGCCAGTAGTCAGTTCCTGGGCGCATTCTTTGGCGGGATCATTGGTGGACAATTGTTGTTACTCAACAACACTTCGCTCGGTTGGAGTATTTTATCGGCAATTGCTATAATTTGGCTGCTCATGAGTTTTGGGTTGGCTCAACCACGCTATCTTTCATCGCTCGTGCTTCGTCTGCCAGAGAGTAAACAAACAGATGAATGGACTTCTCAACTTTTGGCGATTCGTGGTATTGAAGAGGTTGTGGTCATGTCTGAACAGCAAGTCGCCTTTGTAAAGGTCGATAAACAGCAGGTTGATGATGTTTCGCGACAACAATTAACGCACTTGTTAGGTAAAGAGGTAGCCATTTAA
- the ssb gene encoding single-stranded DNA-binding protein: protein MRGVNKVILVGTLGRDPETKTFPNGGSLTQFSIATSDSWTDKNTGERKEQTEWHRIVLHNRLGEIAQQYLRKGSKVYIEGSLRTRQWTDQSGQERYTTEIRGEQMQMLDSGRPQGEQGDNGFNQPRFNNNNQGGGYSNNSQGGYGSAPQQGGFNNNQGSGYGNNNQNNQGGYAPKSAPAPVAAPAADLDDDLPF, encoded by the coding sequence ATGCGTGGTGTTAATAAGGTCATTTTAGTTGGTACTTTAGGTCGAGATCCTGAGACCAAAACTTTCCCAAATGGTGGTTCTCTCACTCAATTCTCTATCGCAACCAGCGATTCATGGACTGATAAAAATACGGGCGAACGTAAAGAGCAAACCGAATGGCATCGTATTGTGCTGCATAACCGTTTAGGTGAAATTGCACAGCAATATCTGCGCAAAGGTTCTAAAGTTTATATCGAAGGTTCATTACGTACCCGTCAATGGACAGATCAAAGCGGTCAAGAACGCTACACAACGGAAATCCGTGGTGAGCAAATGCAAATGCTGGATTCTGGTCGTCCACAAGGCGAGCAAGGCGATAACGGTTTTAACCAGCCACGTTTTAATAACAATAACCAAGGTGGCGGTTATAGCAATAATTCACAAGGTGGTTATGGCTCAGCGCCTCAGCAAGGCGGTTTTAACAATAATCAGGGCAGTGGTTATGGCAACAATAACCAAAATAACCAGGGTGGTTATGCGCCGAAGTCTGCACCTGCTCCAGTAGCAGCACCTGCAGCTGATCTGGATGATGATCTTCCGTTCTAA
- a CDS encoding hotdog fold domain-containing protein, translated as MSQALKIWKSLENKPAGKYLFSKLLCLKAPYFGSISPLFEDLKPGYCAVSIKKHRAVLNHLGTVHAIAMCNMAELAGGTMTDATVPKTHRWIPKGMQVEYVKKATTDLIAIATPAEPNFIWNEGSDYLVNVEIKDTAEEVVFRAVITMWVSVKK; from the coding sequence ATGAGCCAAGCCCTAAAAATCTGGAAAAGCCTAGAAAATAAGCCAGCCGGTAAATATCTTTTTTCTAAATTACTTTGTCTAAAAGCACCCTATTTCGGCAGTATTTCTCCACTGTTTGAAGATTTAAAGCCTGGATATTGTGCAGTGAGCATCAAGAAACATCGTGCCGTGCTGAACCATTTAGGTACTGTACACGCGATTGCCATGTGTAACATGGCTGAACTGGCAGGCGGCACCATGACCGATGCAACCGTTCCGAAAACTCATCGCTGGATTCCCAAGGGTATGCAGGTCGAATATGTCAAAAAAGCCACTACTGATCTGATCGCGATTGCGACACCCGCCGAGCCTAACTTTATATGGAACGAAGGCAGCGATTATCTGGTCAATGTAGAAATTAAAGATACTGCAGAAGAAGTCGTGTTTCGGGCGGTGATCACCATGTGGGTTTCAGTGAAAAAATAG
- a CDS encoding TetR/AcrR family transcriptional regulator has translation MQNMELLERIFKGRRALLKRQILECALTEFLRTGIAATTIEMIRDQADTSIGAIYHHFKNKEGIIAALYIAALTDQSTQRLQALSQVQGIERGIQAVIQSYIDWVVAYPDFARFLYAAHHTVQSSDFGEELQQSNQQRNQDLQQWLAQQADIGQLQAVPLELLMSLIIGPTESYCRSWLSGRVQTCPKYYAAALAKSAWQSIQHFQESEAAKID, from the coding sequence ATGCAAAACATGGAATTGCTGGAAAGGATTTTTAAGGGAAGACGGGCTTTACTCAAACGTCAGATTCTGGAATGTGCATTGACAGAGTTTCTGCGTACAGGCATTGCTGCGACTACGATTGAAATGATCCGTGATCAGGCCGATACCAGTATCGGGGCGATCTACCATCATTTTAAAAACAAGGAAGGGATCATTGCGGCACTATATATTGCAGCGCTCACAGATCAGTCAACGCAGCGTTTGCAGGCTCTGTCACAAGTTCAGGGTATTGAACGAGGTATACAGGCGGTTATTCAGAGTTATATCGATTGGGTTGTAGCGTATCCTGATTTTGCCCGCTTTCTTTATGCCGCGCATCATACAGTTCAAAGCAGTGACTTCGGAGAAGAATTGCAGCAGTCGAATCAGCAGCGCAATCAGGACTTACAACAATGGCTGGCTCAGCAGGCAGATATCGGGCAATTACAAGCTGTTCCCTTAGAACTGCTTATGTCACTGATCATTGGACCCACTGAAAGTTATTGCCGGAGCTGGTTATCTGGTCGAGTTCAAACCTGCCCTAAATACTATGCAGCAGCCTTAGCAAAATCGGCCTGGCAATCTATACAGCATTTTCAAGAAAGTGAAGCCGCCAAAATCGATTAA
- the ahpC gene encoding alkyl hydroperoxide reductase subunit C — MSLINTEVKPFNATAYHNGQFIEVSEQDMKGKWSVVFFYPADFTFVCPTELGDLADQYAEFQKLGVEIYSVSTDTHFTHKAWHDTSDVIGKIQYPMIGDPTWTLAKNFEVLIEADGLADRGTFVIDPDGKIQIVEINAGGIGRDAQELLRKVKAAQYVHAHPGEVCPAKWKEGEATLAPSIDLVGKI; from the coding sequence ATGAGTTTAATCAATACTGAAGTTAAGCCATTCAACGCAACTGCTTACCACAATGGCCAATTTATTGAAGTGTCTGAGCAAGACATGAAAGGCAAATGGTCTGTAGTATTTTTCTATCCTGCTGACTTCACATTTGTTTGTCCAACAGAATTAGGCGATCTTGCTGATCAGTATGCTGAATTCCAGAAACTGGGCGTAGAAATCTACTCAGTATCTACCGACACGCACTTCACGCACAAAGCTTGGCACGATACTTCTGACGTGATTGGTAAAATCCAGTATCCAATGATCGGCGATCCAACCTGGACTTTGGCGAAAAACTTTGAAGTGCTGATTGAAGCTGATGGTCTGGCGGATCGTGGTACTTTCGTGATCGATCCAGACGGTAAAATCCAGATCGTTGAAATCAACGCGGGCGGTATCGGTCGTGACGCGCAAGAACTGCTTCGTAAAGTAAAAGCGGCTCAATATGTACACGCTCACCCAGGTGAAGTATGTCCTGCAAAATGGAAAGAAGGTGAAGCGACTCTTGCTCCTTCAATCGACCTGGTCGGTAAAATCTAA
- a CDS encoding pirin family protein, producing the protein MKKIIGVYRNQNMHWVGDGFPVKNLFSYDRLGQAISPFLLLDYAAPYHFAPTTEQHGVGSHPHRGFETVTLAYQGAVTHQDSSGGGGTIQTSDVQWMTAGAGVVHEEFHSPDFAQKGGLFEMVQLWVNLPAKDKMTAPRYQAITAAEIPRIEMDEGAGHIRVIAGEFGGHHGPAHTFSPVNVWDGELKAEYETTLHVPTGHNALLVVLAGELVVNGSQKVLDSSIVMFARDDDPEIQLQADQDTKFLLLTGEPLNEPIQGYGPFVMNTKEEIIQAFQDFNQGKFGEIAVQAE; encoded by the coding sequence ATGAAAAAAATTATTGGTGTTTACCGTAATCAAAACATGCACTGGGTTGGTGACGGCTTCCCGGTGAAAAACCTGTTTTCTTATGACCGTTTGGGGCAGGCCATTAGTCCATTTTTATTGCTGGATTATGCAGCGCCGTATCACTTTGCGCCAACCACTGAGCAGCATGGTGTAGGTTCACATCCGCATCGTGGTTTTGAAACTGTAACCTTGGCTTATCAGGGTGCAGTGACCCACCAGGACTCCAGTGGCGGTGGTGGTACGATTCAGACCAGCGATGTGCAGTGGATGACAGCGGGTGCAGGGGTGGTGCATGAAGAATTTCATTCTCCAGATTTTGCGCAAAAGGGCGGCCTGTTTGAAATGGTTCAACTCTGGGTCAACTTGCCAGCCAAAGACAAAATGACCGCGCCACGTTATCAGGCCATTACTGCAGCTGAGATTCCACGGATTGAAATGGATGAAGGTGCAGGACATATCCGGGTGATTGCCGGAGAATTCGGAGGTCATCATGGCCCTGCGCATACCTTTAGTCCGGTGAATGTCTGGGATGGCGAGCTAAAAGCGGAGTATGAAACTACGTTGCATGTACCTACCGGACATAATGCTTTGCTGGTTGTACTGGCGGGTGAGCTGGTGGTAAATGGCAGTCAAAAAGTCCTGGATAGCTCTATTGTGATGTTTGCGCGCGATGATGATCCTGAAATTCAGCTACAGGCCGATCAGGACACTAAATTTTTGCTTTTGACCGGTGAGCCGCTGAATGAACCTATTCAAGGCTATGGCCCATTTGTAATGAATACCAAGGAAGAAATTATTCAGGCATTTCAAGATTTTAATCAGGGTAAATTTGGTGAAATCGCGGTACAGGCCGAATAA
- a CDS encoding FAD-dependent oxidoreductase — MIRLDIAVIGSGMAGLATARILQDAGHRITIFEALQGRGMDSHSLEFEGGLIDAPLRVMNPYLWKNTLSLATHLGIKTYPVRTYMACSWLFEDRVETWLTTSRSRIGNIPIINNRKGIQQYGWRLVKGLLQLKTALAKFFKSKNQDISLAEFINRNEIEEVFWHGAVMPVLYTICTCNPKTIGEWPAKPLLIFLRQLTDGDALLRMQGGTPALVDKLIEGIHIESGAPIVSVKEQGDKVLVENAAGLSKTFDRVVVATPTNHIDEFLDHEQFGRDIELLKKFKFEQGELVIHRDSSVMPPKRKDWAVLSYMMDRKFTRQQFTVWLNAVEPSLVGKSPVFQTWRPVTEIDPKKVISSVTLTRAVVDANTIALNKELQHRHLEMNRKVFYCGSWSSDGLPILESAVTSAMKIAAIMGAPLPFEGLKPKIEVAPQLGY; from the coding sequence ATGATCAGATTGGATATCGCAGTAATTGGTAGTGGCATGGCTGGACTGGCTACTGCCAGAATTCTTCAGGACGCAGGACATCGCATTACTATTTTTGAAGCGCTTCAAGGTCGCGGCATGGACAGTCATAGTCTCGAATTTGAAGGAGGCCTCATTGACGCACCTTTACGTGTGATGAATCCTTATCTGTGGAAAAATACCTTAAGTCTGGCGACTCATCTGGGCATTAAAACTTACCCGGTACGTACCTATATGGCCTGTAGCTGGCTGTTTGAAGACCGGGTAGAAACCTGGCTAACCACGTCACGTAGCCGGATTGGCAATATTCCGATTATCAATAACCGCAAAGGCATCCAGCAATATGGCTGGCGTCTGGTTAAAGGTTTGCTGCAACTCAAAACAGCCTTGGCAAAATTCTTTAAATCCAAAAATCAGGACATCAGCCTGGCAGAATTTATCAATCGCAATGAGATTGAAGAAGTGTTCTGGCATGGTGCGGTGATGCCGGTGCTGTATACCATCTGTACCTGTAATCCAAAAACCATTGGTGAATGGCCAGCCAAACCTTTATTGATTTTCCTGCGTCAGCTAACGGATGGTGATGCCTTATTACGTATGCAGGGCGGTACTCCGGCTTTGGTAGACAAGCTGATTGAAGGCATTCACATTGAAAGTGGTGCGCCGATCGTTTCGGTAAAAGAGCAGGGCGACAAAGTACTGGTAGAAAATGCAGCTGGTCTGTCGAAAACCTTTGATCGTGTGGTTGTGGCGACACCAACCAATCATATTGATGAATTCCTGGATCATGAACAGTTTGGCCGTGATATCGAGCTGTTAAAGAAATTCAAATTTGAACAGGGTGAATTGGTCATTCACCGCGATAGCAGCGTGATGCCACCGAAACGTAAGGATTGGGCTGTACTCAGCTATATGATGGATCGCAAGTTTACCCGTCAGCAATTTACGGTTTGGCTGAATGCGGTTGAACCGAGTCTGGTGGGTAAATCACCAGTATTCCAGACCTGGCGTCCTGTGACTGAGATTGATCCGAAAAAAGTGATTTCATCAGTGACCTTGACCCGTGCGGTAGTAGATGCCAATACCATCGCCCTCAATAAAGAATTACAGCATCGTCATCTGGAAATGAACCGTAAAGTGTTCTACTGCGGCTCATGGTCATCGGACGGTTTACCAATCTTGGAATCTGCAGTGACTTCTGCCATGAAAATTGCTGCAATTATGGGAGCACCGTTGCCATTTGAAGGACTTAAACCTAAGATCGAGGTAGCACCCCAACTCGGTTATTGA
- a CDS encoding SAM-dependent methyltransferase, protein MQWFQALRQRLPQHKYAIDASLLGDQSQLPWSNLGYWREGQQDYVAACRTLADHLAEMVGLNSKDKLLDLGCGQGASLLHWQQHYQVQYLAGVELQPACVANIQQHLPNLNAIYPASFLRLKDMHFSQRFDVVLCLDAAYHSSVPELLDQVRSVLNTNARIGFHHLILSEKWNSLNALQKRKYQFLLTSADVNLKNLMLKNELYHCLENFEFKNIQIEDLSEAVFSGFADYVNQNLNTKKLKQKGKRLDQFKIQMTAKLCQKLYQDGIVRYVQVTAQAI, encoded by the coding sequence ATGCAATGGTTTCAGGCACTTCGTCAGCGTCTTCCTCAACATAAATATGCAATTGATGCTTCGTTGCTGGGAGACCAGTCGCAGTTGCCCTGGAGCAATCTGGGTTATTGGCGGGAAGGGCAGCAGGATTATGTAGCTGCCTGTCGAACTTTGGCCGACCATTTGGCAGAAATGGTCGGTTTAAATTCAAAGGATAAATTGCTGGATCTGGGCTGTGGCCAGGGTGCCAGCCTGTTGCACTGGCAGCAACACTATCAGGTGCAATATCTGGCCGGTGTAGAACTTCAGCCTGCTTGTGTGGCGAATATTCAGCAACATTTACCTAATCTCAATGCCATCTATCCGGCTTCTTTCCTGCGTTTAAAAGACATGCATTTTTCCCAGCGCTTTGATGTGGTGCTATGTCTGGATGCTGCCTATCATAGTTCCGTTCCCGAACTTCTAGATCAGGTACGCAGTGTTTTGAACACCAATGCACGGATTGGCTTTCATCATCTGATCTTGTCTGAAAAATGGAACAGCTTGAATGCGCTGCAAAAGCGTAAATATCAGTTTCTGCTGACATCCGCCGATGTCAATTTAAAAAACCTGATGTTGAAAAATGAGCTTTATCATTGTTTGGAAAATTTTGAATTTAAGAATATTCAGATTGAAGATCTGTCCGAAGCGGTATTTTCAGGTTTTGCTGATTATGTAAATCAGAATTTAAATACAAAGAAATTGAAACAAAAAGGCAAAAGACTGGATCAGTTTAAAATCCAGATGACGGCAAAGCTTTGTCAGAAGTTATATCAGGATGGGATTGTAAGATATGTGCAGGTGACGGCACAGGCGATCTGA
- a CDS encoding potassium transporter Kup, whose amino-acid sequence MQSTAQKAALPVITLAALGVVFGDIGTSPLYALRQCFLTSHLAISEASVLGILSLIFWCIMLTVSFKYVTIIMRADNNGEGGIMSLLALNLRTTRISDDKKIYLIALGFIGASLFFGDGIITPAISVLSAVEGLSIATPVFNQWLEPLSIGIIAGLFLVQRHGTGTMGKFFGPLTLLWFLSIGGFGLWSIIQTPTVLAMVNPYWAYHFVVDQPFVAFLTMGAVILTMTGGEAIYADMGHFGRLPIRLAWFIIVLPCLLLNYAGQGALLLRRPEALENPFYMLLPEWGLYPMIGLATAAAVIASQAVITGVFSMVNQAIQLRYLPRLSVKHTSAEERGQIYLPFINWMLFISVVILILLFENSARLASAYGVAVTMTMLCGTILISILAYGFWRWPIWKVVLFATPFLMLDLVFVASTSLKIASGGWVPILLGAALFTILMTWKDGRALVLNRLEKDALPIDLFIKSISIGGGTKFVPGEAIFLTGTPTIVPHAMLHNIKHNKVLHERNILVTVITRDIPFVGDEERIKLEKLSEHFYRVTMYYGFKDQPNIPEALQHAYAEWGFEYDLMQISFFISRERIMHTVGEGMAPWREKLFVSMQRNTSPVSDFYQIPTNRVVELGSQIEM is encoded by the coding sequence ATGCAAAGCACTGCACAGAAAGCAGCTCTCCCGGTAATTACGCTGGCTGCGCTTGGGGTTGTTTTTGGAGATATTGGAACCAGTCCATTGTATGCACTACGCCAATGTTTCTTGACGTCGCACCTTGCCATTAGTGAAGCTTCGGTGTTGGGCATTTTGTCCTTGATCTTCTGGTGCATCATGCTGACGGTGAGCTTCAAATACGTCACTATTATCATGCGTGCCGATAACAACGGTGAGGGCGGAATCATGTCCTTACTAGCTCTCAATTTGCGAACTACACGCATTTCTGATGACAAGAAAATTTACCTGATTGCGCTTGGCTTTATTGGGGCATCGCTGTTTTTTGGTGATGGAATTATTACCCCGGCGATTTCCGTATTATCTGCGGTTGAAGGGCTGAGTATTGCCACGCCTGTGTTTAATCAATGGTTAGAACCTCTATCGATCGGGATTATTGCGGGACTCTTTCTGGTGCAACGTCATGGTACCGGAACCATGGGTAAATTTTTTGGTCCACTGACCTTACTCTGGTTCCTGTCGATTGGTGGTTTTGGTTTATGGAGCATTATCCAGACCCCGACAGTACTGGCCATGGTGAATCCATACTGGGCCTATCATTTTGTGGTCGATCAGCCTTTTGTAGCCTTCTTGACCATGGGCGCCGTGATTCTGACCATGACCGGGGGTGAAGCTATTTATGCTGATATGGGGCACTTTGGTCGTCTGCCGATTCGTCTGGCCTGGTTCATTATTGTGTTGCCCTGTTTGTTACTGAATTATGCTGGGCAGGGCGCGTTGTTGCTGCGCCGTCCTGAAGCACTGGAAAATCCTTTTTATATGCTGCTTCCAGAATGGGGCTTATATCCAATGATTGGTTTGGCAACGGCAGCTGCTGTGATTGCCTCACAGGCGGTGATTACCGGGGTGTTCTCCATGGTGAATCAGGCTATTCAACTGCGCTATTTACCGCGTCTGAGCGTAAAACATACCTCAGCTGAAGAGCGTGGACAGATTTATCTGCCATTCATTAACTGGATGCTGTTTATTTCCGTGGTGATTCTGATTTTACTCTTTGAAAATAGTGCCCGCTTGGCGAGTGCTTATGGGGTCGCAGTCACCATGACTATGCTGTGTGGCACCATTTTAATTAGCATTCTGGCTTACGGTTTCTGGCGCTGGCCAATCTGGAAAGTGGTGTTATTTGCCACACCATTCCTGATGCTGGATCTGGTTTTTGTAGCCTCAACATCTTTAAAAATTGCATCAGGTGGCTGGGTGCCGATCCTGCTCGGGGCGGCATTATTTACGATTCTGATGACCTGGAAAGATGGTCGTGCACTGGTTCTGAACCGTCTGGAAAAAGATGCGCTACCGATTGACTTGTTCATTAAGAGTATCTCAATTGGGGGAGGCACCAAGTTTGTGCCGGGTGAAGCAATTTTCCTGACCGGAACCCCGACCATTGTGCCGCATGCCATGTTGCACAATATCAAGCACAACAAGGTGCTACATGAGCGCAATATTCTAGTGACGGTTATTACCCGGGATATTCCTTTTGTAGGCGATGAAGAACGCATCAAACTGGAAAAACTCAGTGAACATTTTTATCGAGTCACGATGTATTACGGGTTTAAGGATCAGCCAAATATCCCGGAAGCATTGCAACATGCGTATGCAGAATGGGGCTTTGAATATGACCTGATGCAGATCAGTTTCTTTATCTCCCGGGAACGGATTATGCATACGGTGGGAGAGGGAATGGCACCCTGGCGGGAAAAACTGTTTGTTTCCATGCAGCGTAATACCAGTCCGGTCAGCGACTTCTACCAGATCCCGACCAACCGGGTGGTTGAACTGGGTAGCCAGATCGAGATGTAA
- a CDS encoding DNA/RNA non-specific endonuclease: protein MAKKQRKSKNSVFQFFNENSVKVILAMVASGSFAIAFGQEKISQWISLPSTSNSSCLEQFYRDIPPSLMKDSLKKDSYSLCFNGFNVGYSGVSKTPLWVAEALTPKRLSQKIPREDNFHEETRLSAAHRATLADYRGSGYDRGHMAPNADMPNKASQSDSFSLANMVPQAPKNNQQVWRELEEATRAIVTKQKQDVYVVTGPVFAAKKLKTIGKGVIVPTAVYKAIYMPKTGAIGAYYAPNDNSLKVRIVSVCYLEEQLGINLFPQLTEEQKRNTYHLPLTANAVKANQKIAYSNWDAESQCAEDVPKEDLEKLQREFKPSASSSASTSNTSSSVNKNGIDHDTQDTIVKQLIEALLQYILQLLK from the coding sequence ATGGCAAAGAAGCAGCGTAAGTCGAAGAATTCAGTTTTTCAGTTTTTTAATGAAAATAGCGTGAAAGTGATCCTGGCAATGGTCGCTTCCGGGAGTTTTGCGATTGCGTTTGGCCAGGAAAAAATCAGTCAGTGGATTTCTCTGCCTTCTACATCGAATTCGAGCTGTCTGGAACAGTTTTACCGGGACATCCCGCCTTCCTTAATGAAAGACAGCCTGAAAAAAGACAGTTATTCACTGTGTTTTAATGGCTTTAATGTGGGTTATTCTGGGGTATCCAAAACGCCACTATGGGTGGCGGAGGCCTTAACACCGAAGCGTCTGAGCCAGAAAATTCCACGTGAAGACAATTTCCATGAAGAAACACGACTGAGTGCTGCTCATCGCGCGACTTTGGCTGACTATCGTGGTTCAGGCTATGACCGTGGCCATATGGCACCAAATGCAGATATGCCAAATAAAGCTTCACAGTCTGACAGTTTCTCGCTGGCCAATATGGTCCCGCAGGCACCAAAGAACAATCAGCAGGTTTGGCGTGAGCTGGAAGAAGCAACCCGTGCCATTGTGACCAAGCAGAAGCAGGACGTATATGTAGTGACCGGGCCGGTCTTTGCTGCCAAAAAGCTGAAAACTATTGGCAAGGGTGTAATTGTACCAACTGCCGTGTATAAAGCGATCTACATGCCGAAAACTGGTGCCATTGGTGCCTACTATGCACCTAATGATAATTCGCTCAAGGTTCGCATTGTCAGTGTCTGCTATCTGGAAGAGCAGCTTGGCATTAACCTGTTTCCTCAGTTAACTGAAGAACAGAAACGCAATACCTATCATCTGCCACTGACTGCAAATGCTGTGAAGGCCAACCAGAAAATTGCCTATTCGAATTGGGATGCAGAAAGCCAGTGTGCTGAAGATGTGCCGAAAGAAGATCTGGAAAAACTGCAGCGTGAGTTCAAACCGTCGGCTTCAAGTTCGGCCAGTACAAGCAATACCAGCTCATCAGTTAATAAGAACGGGATCGATCATGATACCCAGGACACGATTGTTAAACAGCTGATTGAGGCCTTACTGCAATACATCCTGCAGCTGCTGAAATAG
- a CDS encoding AraC family transcriptional regulator, giving the protein MHVPQDYVGSVYGGLGHLLLDYYQLKQLDIPKKLFAIQNLERFDYILWRDLLSQLDQELQRPALGLEIAQLVQAKHLGIIGYLALSSETLGEAFMRYHDYHRLIYDGSPLQVSLDRDYLSISWSEIPFKVSTQLTDEIAIALMTEFIRSSILDQHQLHLHEVHFQHPVNKNIAVYEQYFRCKVRFGQAKNQVLIPVSEMSTPLKKGDQTLQKLLMQQAEAVLEKLPNSTQIDQRLQQAILVGLQKNMFQIEHIAKQMNFSVRQLQRYLQKQGQTYQQRMQEIRCMMAMQYLKDPHLSLQEISMLLGYSEQSAFQRAFKQWTAQTPQQWRSEYLKTQVQEKFLDYPATAEINVPYQI; this is encoded by the coding sequence ATGCACGTTCCCCAAGATTATGTCGGTTCGGTATATGGTGGTTTAGGACATTTGCTTTTGGACTATTACCAGCTCAAACAACTGGACATTCCCAAGAAATTGTTTGCGATCCAGAACCTGGAGCGTTTTGATTATATTCTCTGGCGTGATCTGCTCAGCCAGCTGGACCAGGAGTTGCAGCGGCCAGCACTCGGCCTGGAAATCGCGCAACTGGTGCAAGCCAAGCATCTGGGTATTATTGGCTATCTGGCATTATCCAGTGAAACGCTGGGCGAAGCCTTTATGCGTTATCATGACTATCATCGCCTGATCTATGATGGCAGTCCTTTACAGGTCAGTCTGGATCGAGATTACCTGTCCATTTCCTGGAGCGAGATTCCGTTTAAAGTGAGTACGCAACTCACAGATGAGATTGCTATCGCGCTCATGACTGAATTTATTCGCTCAAGCATTCTTGACCAGCATCAACTGCATCTGCATGAAGTCCATTTTCAGCATCCGGTCAATAAAAATATTGCGGTCTATGAACAGTATTTCCGCTGCAAGGTCCGTTTTGGACAGGCCAAAAATCAGGTACTGATTCCTGTGAGTGAAATGTCTACGCCTTTAAAGAAAGGTGATCAGACCTTACAGAAATTACTGATGCAACAGGCAGAAGCGGTGCTGGAAAAACTTCCGAACTCCACCCAGATTGATCAGCGCTTGCAACAGGCGATTCTGGTGGGTCTGCAGAAAAATATGTTCCAGATTGAACATATCGCCAAACAGATGAATTTTTCTGTACGTCAGCTACAACGTTACCTGCAAAAACAGGGTCAGACCTATCAGCAGCGTATGCAGGAAATCCGCTGCATGATGGCCATGCAATATCTGAAAGACCCTCATCTGAGTCTGCAGGAAATCAGCATGCTGCTTGGCTATTCTGAGCAGAGCGCATTTCAGCGTGCCTTCAAGCAGTGGACGGCTCAAACACCACAACAATGGCGCTCAGAATATCTAAAAACCCAGGTGCAGGAAAAATTTCTGGACTATCCTGCTACCGCAGAGATTAATGTCCCATATCAGATTTAA